The proteins below are encoded in one region of Flavobacterium nackdongense:
- a CDS encoding GNAT family N-acetyltransferase: MITKATIEDVYALNKLINSAYRGEYSKKGWTTEANILEGKRTTEAELMEILQDKKNSLLKYFENDQILGCVLLKEKENELYLGMLTVSPELQNSGIGKKLMQQAEVFASDLGLPKIVMTVISVREELISWYKRKGFVDTGLREPFPVSEVFSQTTKEPLEFMVLEKRML; encoded by the coding sequence ATGATTACGAAAGCAACTATCGAAGACGTTTATGCATTAAATAAACTAATAAATTCAGCTTATCGGGGTGAATATTCTAAAAAAGGTTGGACTACAGAAGCCAATATTTTAGAAGGCAAAAGAACCACTGAAGCAGAATTAATGGAGATCCTTCAAGACAAAAAAAACAGCCTTCTAAAATACTTCGAAAACGACCAGATTCTAGGTTGTGTATTGCTGAAAGAAAAAGAGAATGAATTGTATTTAGGAATGCTGACCGTTTCGCCAGAGTTACAAAATAGTGGTATTGGAAAAAAATTAATGCAACAAGCTGAAGTTTTTGCTTCGGATTTGGGACTTCCTAAAATTGTTATGACCGTAATTTCTGTTCGCGAAGAACTCATTTCGTGGTACAAACGCAAGGGTTTTGTAGATACAGGACTAAGAGAACCTTTTCCGGTAAGTGAAGTTTTTAGTCAAACCACCAAAGAACCTTTGGAGTTTATGGTATTGGAAAAAAGAATGCTGTAG
- a CDS encoding NAD(P)H-hydrate dehydratase codes for MKAVIPIDKTEILKRYKPINAHTHKGIQGHALIIGGSYGKIGAMTLASMACLKTGCGLVTVFLPRCGYRVLQIANPEVMVLTDIAVKYISKIILNFVPQAIGLGPGIGQDIETHTAIHRFIKTNTVPLVIDADGLNIMAQNKDWLTFLPKKTIFTPHQKELERLIGNWDSEADKFKKTIAFSKQNNLILVMKGAPTYIIDGDAIYKNTTGNAALATAGTGDVLTGMITSLMAQSYEPIDAAILGVYLHGLTADIALPETGYQSFIASDVIKYIGKAYLSLEK; via the coding sequence ATGAAAGCAGTAATTCCAATTGACAAAACCGAAATTCTCAAAAGATATAAACCCATAAATGCGCATACCCACAAAGGGATTCAAGGTCATGCATTAATCATTGGCGGTAGTTATGGCAAAATAGGAGCGATGACTTTAGCTTCTATGGCCTGTTTGAAAACGGGTTGCGGGTTGGTTACCGTATTTTTGCCACGTTGTGGTTATAGAGTTCTGCAAATTGCCAATCCAGAGGTGATGGTTTTGACGGATATTGCGGTAAAATATATTTCTAAAATCATCCTCAATTTTGTTCCCCAAGCCATCGGTCTTGGCCCTGGAATTGGACAGGATATCGAAACGCATACTGCCATACATCGTTTTATAAAAACCAATACAGTTCCCTTGGTGATAGATGCTGACGGATTGAATATTATGGCACAGAACAAGGACTGGCTGACTTTTTTGCCTAAAAAAACCATTTTTACACCACATCAAAAAGAATTAGAGCGCCTTATTGGGAACTGGGATTCTGAAGCCGATAAATTCAAGAAAACCATCGCTTTTTCAAAACAGAATAATCTAATACTAGTAATGAAAGGTGCCCCCACTTATATCATCGACGGTGATGCAATATATAAAAACACCACTGGCAATGCCGCTTTGGCAACAGCCGGAACTGGCGATGTCCTCACAGGAATGATTACAAGTTTAATGGCACAATCTTACGAACCCATTGATGCCGCAATACTTGGAGTTTATCTCCACGGACTAACTGCAGATATTGCACTGCCTGAAACGGGGTATCAGTCGTTTATCGCTTCGGATGTGATCAAGTATATTGGGAAAGCCTATTTGAGCTTGGAAAAGTAA
- a CDS encoding DNA cytosine methyltransferase: MINVKFYLDKADKSKRFPIHLVLRQKDLQIKVATGEKIMKKDWDNTNQLVKETEYSHKSINKFLLFLKQEVEKYFEIEPHTNFTDKKIKEKIASLVNSRRANTDINIVSETPTEYETKTKVTFVDLFAGAGGFSEGFLQAEYGNKYYDFRLASDINENCELTHLARYNYQLGLDAEFLRQDITEPDFLDNFLKKIGNKEIDIVCGGPPCQSFSLAGKRKKFDKKDDLFAHYLKVIRQLRPKYFVMENVKGILTKEQGKIKEMILQEIRSIVDLKEFNQLIFFVSNLKKNDLKNSFILDCYNLRLQFEKSTDKELDNLKNTYIHNLENKFRLLTPKIVDYKTSKTDKNISTIRHGFNLLKRVKELEYIRKKVINEKAFSNLDNDFFADNFDVFLTSIESETIIEKIHNSFNNLKPNNIYIEEVNQIITALEIFDYSFDECVKGLNSFVVNANKETEFETILSKIRLYNIEQPFVALASNYGVPQNRERVLFIGCRKDQKLINNVPSTVNQNDKVNVFEAIYDLDFIGNDDERFDYEKINLKAQYNGSTEKMKSLIKKRNVDGKPNENDGLSYSDWSKKGRLNGRFANAKNPFYVRNFEELENTLTHLVAPLQNHKTSKQNEDVIKRLDVILKSGNYESAKSNLKEIGLESDKRNYTVLKPESQSSTIMTIADDYIHYSNPRSLTVREMARLQSFDDSFVFQGKRSTGGNKRKFEVPQFTLVGNAVPPLMARAVALEILKNIQ, translated from the coding sequence ATGATAAATGTAAAATTTTACCTTGATAAAGCTGATAAAAGTAAAAGGTTTCCAATTCATCTTGTTTTGCGTCAAAAAGATTTGCAAATTAAAGTTGCAACTGGTGAGAAAATAATGAAAAAAGATTGGGACAACACAAATCAGTTAGTAAAAGAAACAGAATATTCTCATAAATCAATTAATAAGTTTTTACTTTTCTTAAAGCAAGAAGTAGAAAAATATTTTGAGATTGAGCCACACACAAACTTCACAGATAAAAAAATCAAAGAAAAAATAGCTTCTTTAGTTAATAGTAGAAGAGCCAACACAGATATTAATATAGTTTCTGAAACACCAACAGAATATGAAACAAAAACTAAAGTGACTTTTGTGGATTTATTCGCTGGAGCAGGTGGATTTAGTGAAGGTTTTCTACAAGCTGAATATGGTAATAAATATTATGATTTTAGGTTAGCTAGTGATATTAACGAGAATTGTGAACTCACACATTTGGCAAGATATAATTATCAACTTGGACTAGATGCTGAATTTCTTCGACAAGATATTACCGAACCAGATTTTTTAGATAATTTTCTTAAGAAGATTGGAAATAAAGAAATTGATATTGTTTGTGGCGGACCGCCTTGTCAGAGTTTTAGTTTAGCAGGAAAAAGAAAAAAGTTTGACAAAAAAGATGATTTATTTGCGCATTATTTGAAGGTAATTAGACAATTACGACCAAAGTATTTTGTAATGGAAAATGTCAAGGGGATTTTGACAAAAGAGCAAGGCAAAATAAAAGAAATGATTTTGCAAGAAATTAGGTCGATTGTTGATTTGAAAGAATTTAATCAACTTATATTTTTTGTTTCAAATCTTAAAAAAAACGATTTAAAAAATTCTTTTATTTTGGATTGTTATAATTTGCGTTTACAATTTGAAAAGTCAACAGATAAAGAATTGGATAATTTAAAGAATACTTACATTCATAATTTAGAAAATAAGTTTAGGCTTTTAACACCAAAAATTGTTGACTATAAAACTAGTAAAACAGACAAAAATATTAGCACAATCCGTCACGGATTTAATCTCTTGAAAAGAGTTAAAGAACTCGAATATATTAGAAAAAAAGTGATTAATGAAAAAGCATTTTCTAATTTAGACAATGATTTTTTTGCAGATAATTTTGATGTTTTTTTAACTTCTATTGAGTCTGAAACTATTATTGAAAAAATTCATAATTCTTTTAATAATTTAAAACCCAATAATATTTACATAGAAGAAGTAAATCAAATTATTACTGCGCTTGAAATTTTTGATTATTCTTTTGATGAATGTGTTAAAGGACTGAACTCATTCGTAGTTAATGCTAATAAAGAAACTGAATTTGAAACAATTTTGTCTAAAATTAGGTTATATAATATTGAGCAACCATTTGTTGCATTAGCATCAAATTATGGAGTTCCTCAAAATCGAGAACGAGTTTTGTTTATTGGTTGTAGAAAAGATCAAAAGTTGATTAATAATGTTCCGTCAACTGTAAATCAAAACGATAAAGTAAATGTTTTTGAAGCTATTTATGATTTAGATTTTATTGGAAACGATGACGAAAGATTTGATTATGAAAAAATCAATTTAAAAGCTCAATATAATGGTTCAACTGAAAAAATGAAATCATTAATAAAAAAGAGAAATGTTGACGGAAAACCAAATGAAAATGATGGTTTAAGCTATTCAGATTGGTCAAAAAAAGGTCGTTTAAATGGAAGATTTGCAAATGCGAAAAATCCATTTTACGTTAGAAATTTTGAAGAACTTGAAAACACTTTAACACATCTTGTTGCTCCTTTGCAAAATCATAAAACTAGTAAGCAAAATGAAGATGTTATTAAAAGATTAGATGTAATTCTAAAGTCGGGTAATTATGAATCTGCAAAATCAAATCTCAAGGAAATTGGTTTAGAATCAGATAAACGAAATTATACAGTGTTGAAACCTGAAAGTCAAAGTTCTACAATTATGACAATTGCAGATGATTATATTCACTATTCAAATCCAAGGTCATTAACTGTTCGAGAAATGGCAAGATTGCAATCGTTCGACGATTCATTTGTTTTTCAAGGAAAGCGTTCAACAGGTGGAAATAAACGTAAATTTGAAGTTCCTCAATTTACATTAGTTGGGAACGCAGTTCCTCCACTTATGGCTAGAGCGGTAGCTCTAGAAATTTTGAAGAACATTCAATAG
- the gcvT gene encoding glycine cleavage system aminomethyltransferase GcvT: protein MKNTALTHIHESLGAKMLPFAGYNMPILYEGVNAEHEVVRTGVGVFDVSHMGEFLLSGPNALALIQKVTSNDASTLTIGRAQYSCLPNNDGGIVDDLLVYKIKDEQYLLVVNASNIDKDWDWISSHNDLGVDMKNLSDDYSLLAIQGPKAVEAMQSLTSVDLSAIAYYHFEVGEFAGIDHVIISATGYTGSGGFEIYCKNAEVEQIWNKVFEAGAAFGIKPIGLAARDTLRLEMGFCLYGNDINDTTSPLEAGLGWITKFTKDFTNSENLKKQKEAGVSKKLVAFEMQERAVPRHDYEIVDAEGNVIGIVTSGTMSPSMNIGIGLGYVTTENSTIDSTIFIRIRKNEVMAKVVKLPFYKK, encoded by the coding sequence ATGAAAAATACTGCGCTGACGCACATACACGAGAGTTTGGGAGCCAAAATGCTTCCGTTTGCTGGATACAATATGCCTATTTTATACGAAGGCGTCAATGCGGAACACGAAGTCGTTCGGACTGGTGTTGGTGTTTTTGATGTTTCGCATATGGGGGAATTTTTACTTTCAGGACCAAATGCATTGGCATTGATTCAAAAAGTAACTTCGAATGATGCTTCAACCTTGACCATCGGTCGTGCCCAATATTCCTGTTTACCCAACAACGACGGTGGAATCGTGGACGACTTATTGGTTTACAAAATAAAAGACGAGCAATATTTATTAGTTGTAAATGCTTCGAATATAGACAAAGATTGGGATTGGATTTCAAGTCACAATGATTTGGGCGTCGATATGAAAAACCTTTCAGACGATTATTCTTTATTGGCCATTCAAGGACCAAAAGCGGTTGAAGCTATGCAATCCTTGACTTCTGTCGATTTATCGGCAATTGCCTATTATCATTTTGAAGTGGGCGAATTTGCAGGAATCGACCACGTAATCATTTCAGCAACAGGCTATACCGGTTCTGGAGGTTTTGAGATTTATTGCAAAAATGCCGAAGTGGAACAAATTTGGAACAAAGTTTTTGAAGCAGGTGCAGCCTTCGGAATCAAGCCAATTGGTCTTGCCGCTCGTGACACTTTGCGTTTGGAAATGGGGTTCTGTTTGTACGGAAACGACATCAACGATACGACCTCGCCACTCGAAGCAGGTTTGGGTTGGATTACCAAATTTACTAAGGATTTTACCAATTCTGAGAACTTGAAAAAACAAAAAGAAGCGGGAGTTTCTAAGAAATTAGTCGCCTTCGAAATGCAAGAACGTGCCGTACCAAGACACGATTACGAAATTGTAGATGCAGAGGGCAACGTTATCGGAATTGTAACTTCGGGAACAATGTCACCTTCTATGAATATTGGAATTGGTCTAGGTTATGTTACTACTGAAAACAGTACAATTGACAGTACTATTTTTATTAGAATCAGAAAAAATGAGGTGATGGCCAAAGTAGTGAAATTGCCTTTTTATAAGAAATAA
- a CDS encoding AbrB/MazE/SpoVT family DNA-binding domain-containing protein has product MIKTRQTQIIKIGNSNGVRIPKEYLTALGTKEVVLEFINNTVTIKPVKDSVPPRSKWNEILAKMTIETEDELTDFDTTLADGIDDI; this is encoded by the coding sequence ATGATAAAAACACGTCAAACACAGATTATAAAAATAGGAAATTCTAATGGGGTAAGAATTCCTAAAGAATATCTTACCGCTTTAGGTACAAAAGAGGTTGTTTTAGAATTCATAAACAACACAGTTACCATTAAGCCCGTAAAAGATAGTGTACCGCCACGCAGTAAATGGAACGAAATACTTGCAAAAATGACCATAGAAACCGAAGATGAATTGACCGATTTTGACACTACTCTCGCTGATGGCATCGACGATATATAA